A portion of the Intestinibacillus sp. Marseille-P6563 genome contains these proteins:
- a CDS encoding Stp1/IreP family PP2C-type Ser/Thr phosphatase, which yields MIACGNTHKGMVRPTNQDNYAVELFEELDTALLVVCDGMGGANAGNVASRFALDEFLIQMREGIRTDMEQTDAEDLLRVAAQSANQAVFELSIKQPEFRGMGTTLVCALVQGDHAEILNVGDSRAYRIHGDSIEQLTEDHSYVQEMVRKGKITKEESRYHPHKNLITRAVGVDAFVDSDLFRYTLEPDDVLLLCSDGLCGMVEDDQIARIVSNADSLEEAVDDLIGCACQHGGVDNITVVLYRRGALAE from the coding sequence ATGATCGCTTGTGGTAACACTCATAAAGGCATGGTCCGTCCGACCAATCAGGACAACTATGCGGTCGAATTGTTTGAAGAACTGGATACTGCGCTGTTGGTCGTTTGTGACGGTATGGGCGGCGCCAATGCCGGGAATGTGGCCAGTCGGTTTGCGTTGGATGAATTCCTCATCCAAATGCGGGAAGGCATCCGGACCGATATGGAGCAGACCGATGCAGAAGATTTGCTGCGTGTGGCAGCCCAATCGGCCAATCAGGCTGTTTTTGAATTATCCATCAAGCAGCCGGAATTTCGCGGCATGGGAACAACGCTGGTCTGCGCTTTGGTGCAGGGAGATCATGCCGAAATCCTCAATGTTGGTGATAGCCGCGCCTATCGAATTCATGGAGATTCTATCGAACAACTGACCGAGGATCATTCCTATGTGCAGGAGATGGTGCGGAAGGGGAAGATCACCAAAGAGGAATCGCGTTACCATCCTCATAAAAATTTGATCACACGGGCAGTCGGGGTCGATGCATTTGTTGACAGCGATTTGTTTCGTTATACTTTGGAGCCGGACGACGTTTTATTGCTTTGTTCGGACGGACTATGCGGTATGGTGGAAGATGACCAAATAGCCCGGATCGTTTCGAACGCCGATTCGTTGGAGGAAGCGGTCGACGACCTCATTGGATGCGCTTGTCAGCATGGCGGCGTGGACAATATCACCGTGGTTTTATATCGCCGCGGCGCTTTAGCCGAATAA
- the rlmN gene encoding 23S rRNA (adenine(2503)-C(2))-methyltransferase RlmN: MSKTEIKCLSVDELKQALVEMGEKPFRAKPIFKWLHTPVSSFDEMTDQSKALRERLAERFELTVPHVERKQQSKIDGTIKYLWRMREGDCVESVLMRYEHGNTICVSTQVGCRMGCKFCASGLLGLKRNLSAGEILDQVLFAEKDSGLKISNIVLMGTGEPLDNYENVLKFLHLVSCPEGIQIGQRHISLSTSGLADKIEALAGEKLQITLSISLHAPDNESRGQIMPVNRSYPIERLMQACRHYFDVTGRRISYEYAMSRGISDRPWQAEKLAALLRGRPCHVNLIPLNPVKESPIQPSTREAVRRFQQILEKNGVTATVRRRLGPDIDAACGQLRRRTLEEGDRQ, encoded by the coding sequence ATGAGCAAGACCGAAATCAAATGTCTTAGCGTGGACGAACTCAAGCAAGCCCTGGTGGAAATGGGGGAAAAGCCCTTTCGGGCCAAACCCATTTTCAAGTGGCTGCATACCCCGGTGAGTTCGTTTGACGAGATGACCGACCAGTCCAAAGCGTTGCGCGAACGGTTGGCGGAACGGTTTGAACTGACAGTGCCCCATGTGGAGCGCAAGCAGCAATCCAAGATCGATGGCACAATCAAATATCTCTGGCGTATGCGCGAAGGCGACTGCGTGGAAAGCGTACTGATGCGCTATGAACATGGCAACACCATCTGCGTGTCCACCCAGGTCGGCTGCCGGATGGGGTGCAAATTTTGCGCTTCCGGTTTGCTGGGACTCAAGCGTAATCTGTCTGCCGGGGAGATTCTCGACCAGGTTTTATTTGCCGAAAAGGATTCGGGCCTGAAAATCAGCAATATTGTGCTGATGGGCACCGGAGAGCCGCTGGATAACTATGAGAATGTTCTGAAATTCCTGCATTTGGTATCTTGCCCGGAAGGGATTCAAATTGGACAGCGCCATATCTCCTTGTCAACCAGCGGATTAGCTGATAAAATAGAAGCGTTGGCAGGAGAAAAATTGCAGATCACATTATCCATCTCTCTGCATGCGCCGGACAACGAAAGCCGTGGACAGATCATGCCGGTCAACCGCAGTTATCCGATCGAACGGCTGATGCAGGCCTGCCGGCATTACTTTGATGTGACCGGACGCCGGATCTCTTATGAATATGCGATGTCCCGCGGGATTAGTGACCGGCCCTGGCAAGCCGAAAAGTTGGCAGCCTTGCTGCGCGGCCGGCCTTGTCATGTGAATTTGATCCCACTCAATCCGGTCAAGGAAAGTCCAATACAGCCTTCCACGCGGGAGGCCGTACGGCGTTTTCAACAAATTTTGGAGAAAAACGGGGTGACAGCAACCGTACGCCGCCGTTTGGGACCAGACATCGATGCGGCTTGCGGCCAGTTGCGCCGCAGGACCCTAGAAGAAGGTGATAGACAATGA
- a CDS encoding pyridoxal phosphate-dependent aminotransferase, whose amino-acid sequence MLQELKPISTIASQVQASTTLVIDSMFKEMKAAGVDVVGFGAGEPDFPTPEHIKQAGISAIESNKTKYTPASGMMELKKAACYRLEQDFGLHYEPSSIVVASGAKHAIYIALMVLCNPGDEVVIAAPYWVSYSEMVKQAGAVPVIVAAGEEQHFKITAEQLEAAITDKTKVFMLNSPSNPTGMVYSRAELQAIADVCVKHNIYVIADDIYTSLVYDGIECTSIATLGEEIKRRCIVINGVSKSYAMTGWRIGYACAEPSIAKIMSNYLSHSTSAPSTISQVAAIEALTGPQEDIEEMRKAFQARRDHLVERMNQIEGISCIKPQGAFYVMMNMKNFLGKTMYGQKIESDTDFARLFLEKGLVATVPCESFAAPGFVRWSYATSMSDIDKGIDRLEQFIKNA is encoded by the coding sequence GTGCTACAAGAGTTGAAGCCGATTTCCACGATCGCATCGCAGGTCCAAGCGTCTACCACTCTGGTCATCGACAGCATGTTTAAAGAGATGAAAGCTGCCGGGGTCGATGTGGTTGGTTTTGGTGCGGGAGAACCCGATTTTCCCACGCCGGAGCACATCAAACAGGCAGGTATCTCCGCCATTGAAAGCAATAAGACAAAATATACGCCCGCTTCGGGTATGATGGAACTGAAAAAAGCAGCATGCTACCGTTTGGAGCAGGATTTTGGGCTGCACTACGAACCGAGTTCGATCGTCGTAGCTTCGGGCGCTAAGCATGCCATCTATATCGCGCTGATGGTTTTGTGCAATCCGGGCGATGAAGTGGTCATTGCTGCACCATACTGGGTATCGTACAGTGAAATGGTCAAGCAGGCTGGCGCTGTCCCGGTTATTGTCGCTGCCGGTGAGGAACAGCACTTTAAGATCACCGCAGAACAGCTGGAAGCGGCTATTACCGATAAAACCAAGGTATTTATGCTCAATTCGCCGTCCAACCCCACTGGCATGGTCTACTCCCGCGCGGAATTGCAGGCGATTGCAGATGTTTGTGTCAAGCACAATATCTATGTGATCGCAGACGATATTTACACCAGCCTGGTATACGATGGCATCGAATGCACTTCCATTGCTACCCTGGGTGAGGAGATCAAGCGCCGGTGCATCGTCATCAACGGTGTATCCAAGTCTTATGCCATGACCGGCTGGCGTATTGGCTATGCCTGCGCTGAACCGTCGATCGCGAAGATCATGAGCAATTATTTGAGCCATTCGACTTCCGCCCCGTCTACCATTTCTCAGGTTGCAGCGATTGAAGCGCTCACTGGTCCGCAGGAGGATATTGAAGAAATGCGCAAGGCATTTCAGGCACGGCGTGACCATCTGGTGGAGCGCATGAATCAGATCGAAGGCATTTCCTGCATCAAGCCGCAGGGTGCGTTCTACGTCATGATGAACATGAAAAACTTCCTCGGCAAGACCATGTATGGCCAGAAGATCGAAAGCGATACCGATTTTGCTCGCCTGTTCCTGGAAAAGGGACTGGTGGCAACGGTGCCGTGTGAATCGTTCGCTGCACCGGGCTTTGTCCGCTGGAGTTATGCAACCTCTATGTCTGATATCGATAAGGGCATCGATCGTTTGGAACAGTTCATAAAAAATGCATAA
- the pknB gene encoding Stk1 family PASTA domain-containing Ser/Thr kinase has translation MDKYIGTVLGGRYEILDVLGVGGMAIVYKAYCRVLNRYVAIKMLKEEFTQDDEFRRRFYNESQAVAKLSHNNIVAIYDVVHSDGLDYIVMELIDGISLKEYLQKKGHLSWQETVFFAQQIARALEHAHSRGIIHQDIKPHNIMLLRDGTAKVTDFGIARLESNQETRVMQEAIGSVHYIAPEQAKGSPIDARADIYSLGVVMYEMLTGKLPFEGDSAVAIVMQHINSVPLMPSEIMPNIPKGMDDIVMHAMCPNVSKRYATAQELYNDLERIKQNPDAQFGYAQHDTRGDGALLDETRAISYQRHPSSDMSHAAAPHRRAEERPRSKEPADDYAPRRPRKKRSKSPMALAGIVVGLVAVIAVVAGIFLMMPSGSEKVAVPNFVGLDIDDVLAEQDGKYADFYLAEADKREYDPKYKEGQIISQDPEEGEKVTKGTKIVLTVCGTEEDQEEEEGYELIDFSDMELSEVERLLKQNGLEDAYKIEKEPSDEIEEGRVIRSDPGKGTKVTKDDTITIYVSSGKETETVKVPDVTGMTLDRAKDMLKSYGLTVGETHNEESDRPVGEVFRQSIKEGTKVAEGTAVNLYISKGKTEETTEPDSSNEGGNSGTTQEPSEPSGSQTGTAEVPVTLPDSESCHVVIYLGNEKLADKTLPGGGSQVIQVTGPKGDQMLDVYIDGNKTSGTYTFN, from the coding sequence ATGGATAAATACATTGGAACCGTTCTTGGGGGCCGCTACGAGATCTTGGATGTACTCGGTGTCGGCGGCATGGCGATCGTGTATAAGGCCTATTGCCGGGTGCTCAACCGGTATGTTGCGATCAAAATGCTCAAAGAAGAGTTTACACAAGACGATGAGTTCCGCCGCCGTTTCTACAATGAATCGCAGGCGGTTGCCAAGCTTTCGCATAACAATATCGTTGCCATTTATGATGTTGTGCACTCGGATGGGCTGGATTACATCGTAATGGAGCTCATTGACGGTATTTCTTTGAAGGAATACCTGCAAAAGAAGGGACATTTATCCTGGCAGGAAACCGTATTCTTTGCGCAGCAGATTGCGCGTGCTCTGGAGCATGCACATAGCCGGGGCATCATCCATCAGGACATCAAGCCGCATAATATCATGTTGCTGCGAGACGGTACTGCAAAGGTCACCGACTTTGGTATTGCTCGCTTGGAAAGCAATCAGGAAACCCGTGTGATGCAGGAGGCCATTGGCTCGGTACACTATATTGCACCTGAACAGGCCAAGGGGTCTCCCATCGATGCCCGGGCCGACATTTATTCGCTGGGTGTTGTCATGTACGAAATGTTGACTGGCAAGCTGCCCTTTGAGGGAGATTCTGCTGTTGCAATCGTCATGCAGCATATCAATTCGGTACCGCTCATGCCCAGTGAGATCATGCCGAACATCCCCAAGGGCATGGATGATATCGTCATGCACGCCATGTGCCCCAATGTTTCCAAGCGCTATGCCACAGCGCAGGAACTGTACAATGATTTGGAGCGGATCAAACAGAATCCGGACGCACAATTTGGTTATGCGCAGCACGATACCCGTGGAGATGGCGCTTTGTTGGATGAAACACGCGCGATTTCCTATCAAAGACATCCGTCTTCGGATATGTCGCACGCAGCCGCGCCGCACCGCAGAGCAGAGGAACGTCCGCGTTCCAAGGAGCCGGCAGATGATTATGCACCGCGCCGTCCCCGCAAGAAAAGGTCCAAATCACCGATGGCGCTTGCCGGTATTGTGGTGGGTCTTGTCGCAGTCATTGCAGTTGTTGCCGGTATCTTTTTGATGATGCCAAGTGGCAGCGAAAAGGTTGCAGTCCCCAACTTCGTTGGTTTGGATATCGACGATGTACTCGCCGAGCAAGATGGCAAGTATGCCGATTTTTATCTGGCAGAAGCCGACAAACGCGAATATGACCCCAAATATAAGGAAGGACAGATCATCAGCCAGGATCCAGAGGAAGGCGAGAAGGTCACAAAGGGCACAAAAATCGTGCTGACCGTTTGCGGTACCGAGGAAGACCAGGAAGAGGAAGAAGGCTATGAACTCATTGACTTCTCCGATATGGAACTGAGTGAGGTTGAACGTCTGCTCAAACAAAATGGCCTGGAAGATGCCTATAAGATCGAAAAAGAGCCAAGCGATGAGATCGAAGAAGGTCGTGTCATCCGTTCGGATCCGGGCAAGGGCACCAAGGTCACCAAGGACGATACGATTACCATCTATGTCAGCAGCGGCAAGGAAACCGAAACGGTCAAGGTACCGGATGTGACCGGTATGACGCTGGATAGGGCAAAAGACATGCTCAAATCGTATGGCTTGACGGTCGGTGAAACCCACAACGAAGAGAGCGATCGTCCGGTCGGTGAAGTATTCCGCCAGTCGATTAAAGAAGGCACTAAGGTGGCAGAAGGTACAGCTGTCAATCTGTATATCAGTAAGGGCAAGACAGAAGAAACGACAGAGCCGGATAGCAGCAACGAAGGTGGCAACAGCGGCACAACGCAAGAGCCGAGTGAGCCCAGTGGCTCGCAGACGGGTACAGCCGAAGTTCCGGTGACGTTGCCCGATAGCGAATCCTGCCATGTAGTCATCTATCTGGGCAACGAAAAGCTGGCAGATAAGACATTGCCGGGTGGAGGCTCGCAGGTCATTCAGGTGACCGGACCGAAGGGTGATCAGATGTTGGACGTTTATATTGACGGCAACAAGACATCCGGCACCTACACGTTTAACTAA
- a CDS encoding zinc metallopeptidase → MPYYYGFDYYYIILVLPCIAFAMWAQFRVKSTFEKYSHVYSRRQMTGAQAAAAVLRAGGVNGVRIERVAGHLTDHFDPRDNVIRLSQSVYDSTSVASIGVAAHEAGHAVQYAVGYAPMKLRAAIIPLTNLGSTLALPLILIGFLFNYGSLITVGIAFFAFSTLFQLVTLPVELNASNRALAAIQDGGLLYDDECPMAKKTLWAAAMTYVAALAVSLAQLLRLILLFGGRGRSDD, encoded by the coding sequence ATGCCTTATTACTATGGTTTTGACTATTACTATATCATTTTGGTTCTGCCTTGTATCGCGTTTGCGATGTGGGCGCAGTTCCGGGTCAAATCCACGTTTGAAAAGTACTCCCATGTATACAGCCGCCGTCAGATGACTGGCGCACAAGCGGCCGCTGCCGTATTGCGGGCTGGTGGCGTCAATGGTGTACGCATTGAACGGGTCGCTGGTCATTTGACCGACCACTTTGACCCGCGGGATAACGTGATTCGCCTTTCCCAAAGTGTCTATGATTCCACCTCGGTCGCATCCATCGGCGTCGCGGCGCATGAGGCCGGACATGCGGTCCAATATGCGGTGGGCTATGCGCCTATGAAGCTGCGCGCCGCCATTATCCCGCTGACCAATTTGGGTTCGACCCTGGCTTTGCCGCTCATTTTGATCGGTTTTCTCTTTAACTATGGTTCACTGATTACGGTTGGCATCGCCTTTTTTGCCTTTTCGACGTTGTTCCAGCTGGTCACGCTGCCGGTAGAGCTCAACGCATCCAACCGGGCTTTGGCAGCTATTCAAGATGGCGGTCTGCTTTACGACGATGAATGTCCGATGGCGAAAAAGACCCTGTGGGCCGCTGCGATGACGTATGTAGCTGCTTTGGCCGTTTCGCTGGCCCAGCTGTTGCGGCTGATCCTGCTGTTTGGAGGTCGAGGACGGAGCGATGATTAA
- the rsmB gene encoding 16S rRNA (cytosine(967)-C(5))-methyltransferase RsmB — MIKKRPANARETAAFALFAVAEDDAWSEGALHHFQQAAGLNGRDAALAARLTYGTLQNRSMCDFYLSKYSKIRLGKIAPRVLDALRMGVYQLTMLDRIPAHAAVGETVQIIRRYCRADERTVGFANGVLRAIARDQEAGKLPQLDCPDKESYYALRYSQPEWFIRALSAQFGQKEAGQIAQANNESAPSSVRVNRRKATPSEVAAHLQADGLEVCAHPTAENILLCTGGDVSTHPLFLDGTITVQDAASVVCVDTLDPQPGTKVVDCCAAPGGKSFYIAEKMDDRGNLVSCDIYEHKLDKIAQGARRLGLSCIQTRLADGREPQNDLIGWADFVLCDVPCSGFGILRKKPEIRFKTEEEIRDLPQTQAAILENASRYVKPGGTLVYSTCTVLEQENGAVVQQFLQQHPDFSLVPFSHPVFGAIGGMITLLPSLHQTDGFFIAKLRRAP; from the coding sequence ATGATTAAAAAAAGACCGGCAAATGCCCGCGAAACCGCGGCATTTGCCCTATTTGCCGTGGCTGAGGATGACGCCTGGTCGGAAGGTGCACTGCATCACTTCCAACAGGCCGCCGGCCTGAACGGCCGGGATGCTGCGCTGGCAGCCCGGCTGACCTACGGCACGCTGCAAAATCGCTCGATGTGCGATTTTTATTTATCGAAATATTCCAAGATTCGGCTGGGGAAGATCGCGCCCCGTGTGCTGGACGCACTGCGCATGGGGGTCTATCAGCTGACCATGCTCGACCGGATTCCTGCACATGCGGCGGTCGGCGAGACGGTGCAGATTATTCGCCGGTATTGCCGGGCCGATGAGCGGACGGTAGGGTTTGCCAACGGGGTGCTGCGTGCCATCGCGCGCGACCAGGAAGCGGGTAAGCTTCCTCAGCTGGACTGCCCGGATAAAGAAAGCTATTACGCCCTGCGATACAGCCAGCCCGAATGGTTTATCCGCGCTTTGAGTGCACAGTTTGGGCAAAAGGAAGCGGGACAGATCGCTCAGGCCAACAATGAGAGCGCACCATCTTCGGTGCGGGTCAACCGGCGAAAGGCGACACCTTCGGAGGTTGCAGCGCACTTGCAGGCCGATGGGCTGGAAGTCTGCGCACATCCAACCGCAGAAAATATTCTGCTTTGCACAGGCGGCGATGTGTCGACTCATCCGCTGTTTCTGGATGGTACCATCACGGTGCAGGACGCGGCCAGTGTCGTATGCGTGGATACTTTGGACCCGCAGCCAGGCACCAAGGTGGTAGATTGTTGTGCGGCACCGGGCGGTAAAAGCTTTTACATAGCTGAAAAAATGGACGATCGCGGGAATTTGGTATCCTGCGATATTTATGAACATAAGCTGGATAAGATTGCGCAAGGTGCGCGCCGCTTAGGACTGAGCTGCATCCAGACACGTTTGGCTGACGGACGAGAGCCCCAAAACGATCTCATCGGCTGGGCAGATTTTGTTTTGTGTGATGTTCCTTGTTCGGGCTTTGGTATTTTGCGAAAGAAGCCGGAAATCCGCTTCAAAACCGAAGAGGAAATCCGCGATCTGCCGCAGACGCAGGCGGCTATCTTGGAAAATGCGTCCCGTTACGTAAAACCGGGCGGAACGCTCGTTTATTCGACCTGTACGGTGCTGGAGCAGGAAAATGGGGCGGTTGTGCAGCAATTTTTGCAGCAGCATCCGGATTTTTCTCTCGTGCCGTTTTCGCATCCGGTGTTCGGCGCAATCGGAGGGATGATTACTTTATTGCCGTCTCTGCACCAGACAGACGGATTTTTCATTGCAAAATTAAGGAGAGCGCCATGA
- the rsgA gene encoding ribosome small subunit-dependent GTPase A: protein MEKQGTILKGIGGFYYVDTADGVIECKARGKFRKTVGKPMVGDRVKIEMQTDGTGYLMEIAPRRNYLIRPALANIDLLVAVASAAPPVTDPFLVDKVVAIAENKGIEPLVVVNKTDLDAGKEWLQTYQLAGIDVLAVSAETGEGIQDLRQKISGKTAAFAGNSGVGKSSLLNQLLPSFGAQVGAISDRIGRGRHTTRHIELVPLDTGYLADTPGFSSFDTEQMDLVLREDLQYAFREFAPYLGQCKFTGCAHVKEKGCAILAAVEAGEIARSRHDSYVKLYESVKDLKKWELGKDAGR, encoded by the coding sequence TTGGAAAAACAGGGAACGATTTTAAAGGGCATCGGCGGTTTCTACTATGTAGATACCGCCGATGGCGTTATAGAATGTAAAGCACGCGGGAAATTTCGCAAGACGGTCGGCAAGCCGATGGTTGGAGATCGTGTGAAAATCGAAATGCAGACAGATGGTACCGGGTATCTGATGGAAATTGCACCGCGGCGAAATTATTTGATTCGGCCCGCACTGGCCAACATCGATTTGCTGGTTGCCGTTGCCTCGGCGGCACCGCCGGTAACCGACCCGTTTTTGGTCGATAAAGTGGTGGCGATTGCAGAGAATAAGGGTATTGAGCCGTTGGTCGTCGTGAATAAGACCGACCTAGACGCCGGGAAGGAATGGCTGCAAACCTATCAACTGGCAGGAATTGATGTTCTGGCCGTCAGCGCGGAAACCGGGGAGGGCATCCAGGATTTGCGACAAAAAATATCCGGAAAAACGGCAGCTTTTGCTGGCAATTCGGGCGTGGGCAAATCCAGTCTGCTCAATCAGCTGTTGCCGTCTTTCGGTGCGCAGGTGGGCGCGATTTCCGACCGCATCGGTCGGGGCCGTCATACCACCCGCCACATTGAGCTCGTACCACTGGATACGGGATATTTGGCCGATACCCCCGGCTTTTCTTCGTTTGATACCGAACAAATGGACTTGGTGCTGCGGGAAGATCTGCAATATGCTTTCCGGGAGTTTGCTCCGTATTTGGGACAATGCAAATTTACCGGCTGCGCCCATGTCAAAGAAAAGGGATGCGCCATTCTGGCAGCCGTCGAAGCCGGGGAAATTGCCCGCAGCCGACATGACAGCTATGTGAAACTCTATGAGAGCGTAAAGGATTTGAAAAAATGGGAGCTTGGGAAGGACGCCGGGCGCTGA
- the purB gene encoding adenylosuccinate lyase translates to MNNVYESPFSARYASPEMLYIFSPDMKFSTWRRLWISLAKAEMALGLPITQEQIDEMEANKDNIDYEVARQREKEVRHDVMSHVYAFGKVAPKAAGIIHLGATSAYVGDNTDIIQLREGLKLVRKKLVAVLEKLGKFADEHKAQPTLGFTHFQPAQLTTVGKRATLWMNELLMDLDEVEYRIENLRMLGSKGTTGTQASFVELFDGDDAKVRELEKRIADDFGFAGVVPVSGQTYSRKIDAQALATLSGIAQSASKFATDLRLLQHLKEIEEPFEKNQIGSSAMPYKRNPMRSERICALARYVICDSLNPAFTAATQWFERTLDDSANKRISIPEAFLAIDAILNIMINVVSGLVVYPKVIHSHVMNELPFMATENIMMDVVKRGGNRQELHERIREHSMAAGKRVKEEGLDNDLIDRIAADPMFGMTREQIMAHLDPVSYIGRCPAQVEDFLKDEVAPRIAPYQQEEEIEVEINL, encoded by the coding sequence ATGAACAACGTTTATGAAAGCCCGTTTTCCGCACGTTATGCATCCCCCGAAATGCTTTATATCTTCTCGCCGGATATGAAGTTCTCCACCTGGCGCCGCTTGTGGATTTCTCTGGCAAAAGCCGAGATGGCGCTTGGTCTGCCCATTACCCAGGAGCAGATCGACGAGATGGAGGCCAATAAGGACAACATCGACTACGAAGTTGCCCGCCAGCGGGAGAAGGAAGTGCGTCATGATGTCATGAGCCATGTGTATGCTTTTGGCAAGGTGGCGCCTAAAGCGGCCGGCATCATCCATTTGGGTGCAACAAGTGCTTATGTAGGTGACAATACCGATATTATCCAGCTGCGGGAAGGCCTGAAGCTGGTGCGCAAAAAGCTGGTTGCTGTTTTGGAAAAGCTGGGCAAGTTTGCCGATGAACACAAGGCACAGCCGACCCTGGGCTTTACTCATTTCCAACCGGCGCAGCTTACCACCGTCGGCAAGCGTGCGACGTTGTGGATGAATGAACTGCTGATGGACTTGGACGAAGTCGAATACCGCATTGAAAATCTGCGTATGCTCGGTTCCAAGGGCACGACAGGCACCCAGGCTTCGTTTGTAGAGCTGTTCGATGGCGACGATGCCAAGGTGCGCGAACTGGAAAAGCGGATTGCAGATGACTTTGGCTTTGCCGGTGTGGTTCCGGTATCCGGTCAGACCTATTCCCGCAAGATCGATGCGCAGGCGCTGGCGACCTTGTCCGGCATTGCGCAGTCGGCTTCCAAGTTTGCGACCGACCTGCGTTTGCTTCAGCACCTCAAGGAGATTGAGGAACCGTTTGAAAAGAATCAGATCGGTTCGTCGGCCATGCCGTATAAGCGCAATCCGATGCGTTCGGAACGCATCTGTGCACTGGCGCGTTATGTCATCTGTGACAGCCTCAATCCGGCATTCACCGCGGCGACGCAGTGGTTTGAACGCACCCTGGATGACTCGGCCAACAAGCGTATCTCGATCCCGGAAGCATTCTTGGCCATTGATGCGATTTTGAACATTATGATCAATGTTGTGTCTGGTCTGGTGGTATATCCGAAGGTCATTCACAGCCATGTGATGAACGAGCTGCCCTTTATGGCAACTGAGAATATTATGATGGATGTTGTTAAGCGCGGCGGCAATCGGCAGGAACTGCATGAACGCATCCGTGAGCACTCGATGGCAGCTGGCAAGCGGGTCAAGGAAGAAGGTCTGGACAATGACCTGATCGACCGCATTGCAGCCGATCCGATGTTTGGCATGACTCGCGAGCAGATCATGGCGCATTTAGACCCGGTTTCGTATATTGGCCGTTGCCCGGCACAGGTTGAGGATTTCCTGAAGGATGAAGTTGCTCCGCGCATTGCGCCATATCAGCAGGAAGAAGAGATCGAAGTGGAAATCAATCTGTAA
- a CDS encoding thiamine diphosphokinase — translation MGAWEGRRALILSAAPCEDVEYVREFLQTQSDPVILCADGGVRYAQALGLIPDVVVADFDSSAGTPNCRELIRLTPEKDDTDTQHCVDVAMERGCRELTLACATGGRLDHLMANLLLCESVQERGGRLTILDKQNTVFLHEGGRMQFARADARKYISIIPLDRKLEGVTLRGMKYPLEDAVLQRDRIISVSNEAIDPVFSIEIGKGRALIIFAEDRESSLTL, via the coding sequence ATGGGAGCTTGGGAAGGACGCCGGGCGCTGATTTTATCGGCGGCGCCCTGTGAAGATGTCGAATATGTCCGCGAATTTTTGCAAACCCAGAGCGATCCGGTCATTTTATGTGCGGATGGCGGTGTGCGGTATGCGCAGGCATTGGGGCTGATCCCGGATGTGGTCGTTGCAGATTTTGACTCCAGCGCGGGAACACCTAACTGCCGGGAACTCATTCGGCTCACGCCGGAAAAGGATGATACCGATACACAGCACTGCGTGGATGTGGCTATGGAACGCGGTTGCCGGGAACTGACCCTGGCATGTGCAACCGGTGGACGACTAGACCATCTGATGGCCAATTTACTTTTATGCGAAAGCGTGCAGGAGCGGGGCGGACGGTTGACCATTCTGGACAAGCAGAACACCGTTTTTTTACATGAAGGCGGACGCATGCAATTTGCCCGTGCCGATGCACGGAAATATATTTCGATCATTCCGCTGGACCGCAAGTTAGAGGGGGTCACCTTGCGTGGCATGAAATACCCCCTGGAAGATGCAGTCTTACAGCGTGACCGGATCATTTCGGTATCTAATGAGGCCATCGACCCCGTTTTTTCCATCGAGATTGGAAAGGGAAGGGCATTGATCATTTTTGCCGAAGATCGCGAATCCTCCTTGACCTTGTGA